Proteins found in one Crassostrea angulata isolate pt1a10 chromosome 3, ASM2561291v2, whole genome shotgun sequence genomic segment:
- the LOC128177536 gene encoding protein piccolo-like isoform X4, which yields MGCGNSKDTVNTNAHGKGKVGSDKNGNIKNSQKSKGGKGRGHGAKTPREPKEPREPVNEKGYKKRIRQHLREAATGSDIEELEQAVLIFEKNKLEDNGDRTDALERLKFLYLRKELRDAILRRHPEVLDRAISRVESSDYRSELSHSLESAKRLREHLTELDQYRHDILTMDQLTISEIRSYHHPPDGVHEIMMGTYMLLGYEEEKLKDWTDVQCLLGRYGKESLIREVRNADTININSKTSQRVLNMQSKFSLEQIRSVSNGAATFYVWNDKMANKSDKDRQEPQTSQTPTPGKQSGKNTPAPGDSKQNKPNSNKPQSNSKEKQPPKGQQPPKANKQTNSNPKDKNPSQPKPKDQNKANDKPKDKKPAQQPAKDKNPVQPNAKDKNPTQPNNPAQPNAKDKNLNPQGSSDPDTKNKTAAQPVQPNSKNKTPTQPNAKDANKIQSSKQTEQTKTNVNTANQKNQVQQNSNPTSSTITQPNTKSKSDAQQATTDRKKTKG from the exons ATGGGGTGTGGTAATTCTAAAGACACTGTAAATACAAACGCCCATGGAAAAGGGAAGGTTGGTTCGgataaaaatggaaatattaaGAATTCACAG AAATCAAAGGGCGGAAAAGGAAGAGGTCATGGGGCTAAAACTCCAAGAGAACCAAAGGAGCCAAGGGAACCAGTCAACGAAAAAGGTTATAAG AAGCGGATCCGGCAACACCTGAGGGAGGCAGCGACAGGGTCCGACATTGAGGAGCTGGAGCAGGCCGTCCTTATCTTTGAGAAGAATAAACTGGAGGACAATGGCGACCGCACTGACGCATTGGAGAGGCTGAAGTTCCTCTACCTCAGGAAAG AACTTCGGGACGCAATACTACGTCGACATCCGGAGGTGTTGGACAGAGCTATCTCCCGAGTGGAGAGCTCCGACTACCGGTCCGAGCTTAGTCATTCCCTGGAATCCGCAAAGCGTCTGCGCGAGCACCTAACGGAACTAGATCAGTACCGCCATGATATCCTCACTATGGACCAATTAACGATCTCCGAAATACGAAGTTACCACCACCCGCCAGATGGCGTTCATGAGATCATGATGGGGACATACATGTTGCTAGGATATGAGgaagaaaaattaaag GACTGGACTGATGTTCAATGCCTGCTTGGTCGATATGGGAAAGAAAGTTTAATCAGAGAAGTGCGAAATGCCGATACCATCAACATTAACTCCAAAACAAGTCAAAGAGTCTTAAACATGCAATCGAAATTCTCTCTAGAACAAATTCGAAGCGTGAGCAACGGAGCAGCGACTTTCTATGTTTGG AATGACAAGATGGCGAATAAGTCGGACAAAGACAGGCAGGAGCCGCAGACGAGTCAGACTCCCACCCCTGGAAAACAGAGCGGAAAGAACACCCCCGCACCCGGAGACAGCAAACAAAACAAGCCCAACTCAAATAAACCACAATCTAATTCCAAGGAAAAGCAGCCACCCAAAGGTCAACAACCGCCTAAGGCCAACAAGCAGACAAACTCTAATCCTAAGGACAAAAACCCGTCACAGCCTAAACCAAAGGATCAGAATAAAGCTAATGATAAGCCAAAGGACAAAAAGCCAGCACAACAGCCTGCGAAGGATAAAAACCCAGTGCAACCTAACGCTAAGGATAAAAATCCGACGCAACCTAATAATCCAGCGCAACCTAATGCAAAGGACAAAAATCTGAACCCACAAGGTTCATCTGACCCTGATACGAAAAATAAAACCGCTGCGCAACCAGTGCAGCCTAACTCTAAGAACAAAACTCCAACTCAGCCTAATGCAAAGGATGCTAATAAGATTCAGTCAAGTAAACAGACGGAACAGACCAAGACTAACGTGAACACCGCCAACCAAAAGAACCAAGTTCAACAGAACTCAAACCCTACTAGTTCTACCATTACACAACCGAATACAAAGTCAAAATCAGACGCACAACAAGCCACAACAGACAGGAAGAAAACCAAGGGCTGA
- the LOC128177536 gene encoding protein piccolo-like isoform X1, with the protein MGCGNSKDTVNTNAHGKGKVGSDKNGNIKNSQDFKSVSESNDVMSSEQQRKIDDQSDEKSKGGKGRGHGAKTPREPKEPREPVNEKGYKGKPQKEIGYLKRIRQHLREAATGSDIEELEQAVLIFEKNKLEDNGDRTDALERLKFLYLRKELRDAILRRHPEVLDRAISRVESSDYRSELSHSLESAKRLREHLTELDQYRHDILTMDQLTISEIRSYHHPPDGVHEIMMGTYMLLGYEEEKLKDWTDVQCLLGRYGKESLIREVRNADTININSKTSQRVLNMQSKFSLEQIRSVSNGAATFYVWNDKMANKSDKDRQEPQTSQTPTPGKQSGKNTPAPGDSKQNKPNSNKPQSNSKEKQPPKGQQPPKANKQTNSNPKDKNPSQPKPKDQNKANDKPKDKKPAQQPAKDKNPVQPNAKDKNPTQPNNPAQPNAKDKNLNPQGSSDPDTKNKTAAQPVQPNSKNKTPTQPNAKDANKIQSSKQTEQTKTNVNTANQKNQVQQNSNPTSSTITQPNTKSKSDAQQATTDRKKTKG; encoded by the exons ATGGGGTGTGGTAATTCTAAAGACACTGTAAATACAAACGCCCATGGAAAAGGGAAGGTTGGTTCGgataaaaatggaaatattaaGAATTCACAG GATTTCAAATCTGTATCAGAGAGTAATGACGTCATGTCCTCTGAACAGCAACGCAAAATAGATGACCAAAGCGATGAG AAATCAAAGGGCGGAAAAGGAAGAGGTCATGGGGCTAAAACTCCAAGAGAACCAAAGGAGCCAAGGGAACCAGTCAACGAAAAAGGTTATAAG GGAAAACCACAGAAGGAAATAGGATACCTG AAGCGGATCCGGCAACACCTGAGGGAGGCAGCGACAGGGTCCGACATTGAGGAGCTGGAGCAGGCCGTCCTTATCTTTGAGAAGAATAAACTGGAGGACAATGGCGACCGCACTGACGCATTGGAGAGGCTGAAGTTCCTCTACCTCAGGAAAG AACTTCGGGACGCAATACTACGTCGACATCCGGAGGTGTTGGACAGAGCTATCTCCCGAGTGGAGAGCTCCGACTACCGGTCCGAGCTTAGTCATTCCCTGGAATCCGCAAAGCGTCTGCGCGAGCACCTAACGGAACTAGATCAGTACCGCCATGATATCCTCACTATGGACCAATTAACGATCTCCGAAATACGAAGTTACCACCACCCGCCAGATGGCGTTCATGAGATCATGATGGGGACATACATGTTGCTAGGATATGAGgaagaaaaattaaag GACTGGACTGATGTTCAATGCCTGCTTGGTCGATATGGGAAAGAAAGTTTAATCAGAGAAGTGCGAAATGCCGATACCATCAACATTAACTCCAAAACAAGTCAAAGAGTCTTAAACATGCAATCGAAATTCTCTCTAGAACAAATTCGAAGCGTGAGCAACGGAGCAGCGACTTTCTATGTTTGG AATGACAAGATGGCGAATAAGTCGGACAAAGACAGGCAGGAGCCGCAGACGAGTCAGACTCCCACCCCTGGAAAACAGAGCGGAAAGAACACCCCCGCACCCGGAGACAGCAAACAAAACAAGCCCAACTCAAATAAACCACAATCTAATTCCAAGGAAAAGCAGCCACCCAAAGGTCAACAACCGCCTAAGGCCAACAAGCAGACAAACTCTAATCCTAAGGACAAAAACCCGTCACAGCCTAAACCAAAGGATCAGAATAAAGCTAATGATAAGCCAAAGGACAAAAAGCCAGCACAACAGCCTGCGAAGGATAAAAACCCAGTGCAACCTAACGCTAAGGATAAAAATCCGACGCAACCTAATAATCCAGCGCAACCTAATGCAAAGGACAAAAATCTGAACCCACAAGGTTCATCTGACCCTGATACGAAAAATAAAACCGCTGCGCAACCAGTGCAGCCTAACTCTAAGAACAAAACTCCAACTCAGCCTAATGCAAAGGATGCTAATAAGATTCAGTCAAGTAAACAGACGGAACAGACCAAGACTAACGTGAACACCGCCAACCAAAAGAACCAAGTTCAACAGAACTCAAACCCTACTAGTTCTACCATTACACAACCGAATACAAAGTCAAAATCAGACGCACAACAAGCCACAACAGACAGGAAGAAAACCAAGGGCTGA
- the LOC128177536 gene encoding protein piccolo-like isoform X2, translated as MGCGNSKDTVNTNAHGKGKVGSDKNGNIKNSQDFKSVSESNDVMSSEQQRKIDDQSDEKSKGGKGRGHGAKTPREPKEPREPVNEKGYKKRIRQHLREAATGSDIEELEQAVLIFEKNKLEDNGDRTDALERLKFLYLRKELRDAILRRHPEVLDRAISRVESSDYRSELSHSLESAKRLREHLTELDQYRHDILTMDQLTISEIRSYHHPPDGVHEIMMGTYMLLGYEEEKLKDWTDVQCLLGRYGKESLIREVRNADTININSKTSQRVLNMQSKFSLEQIRSVSNGAATFYVWNDKMANKSDKDRQEPQTSQTPTPGKQSGKNTPAPGDSKQNKPNSNKPQSNSKEKQPPKGQQPPKANKQTNSNPKDKNPSQPKPKDQNKANDKPKDKKPAQQPAKDKNPVQPNAKDKNPTQPNNPAQPNAKDKNLNPQGSSDPDTKNKTAAQPVQPNSKNKTPTQPNAKDANKIQSSKQTEQTKTNVNTANQKNQVQQNSNPTSSTITQPNTKSKSDAQQATTDRKKTKG; from the exons ATGGGGTGTGGTAATTCTAAAGACACTGTAAATACAAACGCCCATGGAAAAGGGAAGGTTGGTTCGgataaaaatggaaatattaaGAATTCACAG GATTTCAAATCTGTATCAGAGAGTAATGACGTCATGTCCTCTGAACAGCAACGCAAAATAGATGACCAAAGCGATGAG AAATCAAAGGGCGGAAAAGGAAGAGGTCATGGGGCTAAAACTCCAAGAGAACCAAAGGAGCCAAGGGAACCAGTCAACGAAAAAGGTTATAAG AAGCGGATCCGGCAACACCTGAGGGAGGCAGCGACAGGGTCCGACATTGAGGAGCTGGAGCAGGCCGTCCTTATCTTTGAGAAGAATAAACTGGAGGACAATGGCGACCGCACTGACGCATTGGAGAGGCTGAAGTTCCTCTACCTCAGGAAAG AACTTCGGGACGCAATACTACGTCGACATCCGGAGGTGTTGGACAGAGCTATCTCCCGAGTGGAGAGCTCCGACTACCGGTCCGAGCTTAGTCATTCCCTGGAATCCGCAAAGCGTCTGCGCGAGCACCTAACGGAACTAGATCAGTACCGCCATGATATCCTCACTATGGACCAATTAACGATCTCCGAAATACGAAGTTACCACCACCCGCCAGATGGCGTTCATGAGATCATGATGGGGACATACATGTTGCTAGGATATGAGgaagaaaaattaaag GACTGGACTGATGTTCAATGCCTGCTTGGTCGATATGGGAAAGAAAGTTTAATCAGAGAAGTGCGAAATGCCGATACCATCAACATTAACTCCAAAACAAGTCAAAGAGTCTTAAACATGCAATCGAAATTCTCTCTAGAACAAATTCGAAGCGTGAGCAACGGAGCAGCGACTTTCTATGTTTGG AATGACAAGATGGCGAATAAGTCGGACAAAGACAGGCAGGAGCCGCAGACGAGTCAGACTCCCACCCCTGGAAAACAGAGCGGAAAGAACACCCCCGCACCCGGAGACAGCAAACAAAACAAGCCCAACTCAAATAAACCACAATCTAATTCCAAGGAAAAGCAGCCACCCAAAGGTCAACAACCGCCTAAGGCCAACAAGCAGACAAACTCTAATCCTAAGGACAAAAACCCGTCACAGCCTAAACCAAAGGATCAGAATAAAGCTAATGATAAGCCAAAGGACAAAAAGCCAGCACAACAGCCTGCGAAGGATAAAAACCCAGTGCAACCTAACGCTAAGGATAAAAATCCGACGCAACCTAATAATCCAGCGCAACCTAATGCAAAGGACAAAAATCTGAACCCACAAGGTTCATCTGACCCTGATACGAAAAATAAAACCGCTGCGCAACCAGTGCAGCCTAACTCTAAGAACAAAACTCCAACTCAGCCTAATGCAAAGGATGCTAATAAGATTCAGTCAAGTAAACAGACGGAACAGACCAAGACTAACGTGAACACCGCCAACCAAAAGAACCAAGTTCAACAGAACTCAAACCCTACTAGTTCTACCATTACACAACCGAATACAAAGTCAAAATCAGACGCACAACAAGCCACAACAGACAGGAAGAAAACCAAGGGCTGA
- the LOC128177536 gene encoding protein piccolo-like isoform X3: MGCGNSKDTVNTNAHGKGKVGSDKNGNIKNSQKSKGGKGRGHGAKTPREPKEPREPVNEKGYKGKPQKEIGYLKRIRQHLREAATGSDIEELEQAVLIFEKNKLEDNGDRTDALERLKFLYLRKELRDAILRRHPEVLDRAISRVESSDYRSELSHSLESAKRLREHLTELDQYRHDILTMDQLTISEIRSYHHPPDGVHEIMMGTYMLLGYEEEKLKDWTDVQCLLGRYGKESLIREVRNADTININSKTSQRVLNMQSKFSLEQIRSVSNGAATFYVWNDKMANKSDKDRQEPQTSQTPTPGKQSGKNTPAPGDSKQNKPNSNKPQSNSKEKQPPKGQQPPKANKQTNSNPKDKNPSQPKPKDQNKANDKPKDKKPAQQPAKDKNPVQPNAKDKNPTQPNNPAQPNAKDKNLNPQGSSDPDTKNKTAAQPVQPNSKNKTPTQPNAKDANKIQSSKQTEQTKTNVNTANQKNQVQQNSNPTSSTITQPNTKSKSDAQQATTDRKKTKG; this comes from the exons ATGGGGTGTGGTAATTCTAAAGACACTGTAAATACAAACGCCCATGGAAAAGGGAAGGTTGGTTCGgataaaaatggaaatattaaGAATTCACAG AAATCAAAGGGCGGAAAAGGAAGAGGTCATGGGGCTAAAACTCCAAGAGAACCAAAGGAGCCAAGGGAACCAGTCAACGAAAAAGGTTATAAG GGAAAACCACAGAAGGAAATAGGATACCTG AAGCGGATCCGGCAACACCTGAGGGAGGCAGCGACAGGGTCCGACATTGAGGAGCTGGAGCAGGCCGTCCTTATCTTTGAGAAGAATAAACTGGAGGACAATGGCGACCGCACTGACGCATTGGAGAGGCTGAAGTTCCTCTACCTCAGGAAAG AACTTCGGGACGCAATACTACGTCGACATCCGGAGGTGTTGGACAGAGCTATCTCCCGAGTGGAGAGCTCCGACTACCGGTCCGAGCTTAGTCATTCCCTGGAATCCGCAAAGCGTCTGCGCGAGCACCTAACGGAACTAGATCAGTACCGCCATGATATCCTCACTATGGACCAATTAACGATCTCCGAAATACGAAGTTACCACCACCCGCCAGATGGCGTTCATGAGATCATGATGGGGACATACATGTTGCTAGGATATGAGgaagaaaaattaaag GACTGGACTGATGTTCAATGCCTGCTTGGTCGATATGGGAAAGAAAGTTTAATCAGAGAAGTGCGAAATGCCGATACCATCAACATTAACTCCAAAACAAGTCAAAGAGTCTTAAACATGCAATCGAAATTCTCTCTAGAACAAATTCGAAGCGTGAGCAACGGAGCAGCGACTTTCTATGTTTGG AATGACAAGATGGCGAATAAGTCGGACAAAGACAGGCAGGAGCCGCAGACGAGTCAGACTCCCACCCCTGGAAAACAGAGCGGAAAGAACACCCCCGCACCCGGAGACAGCAAACAAAACAAGCCCAACTCAAATAAACCACAATCTAATTCCAAGGAAAAGCAGCCACCCAAAGGTCAACAACCGCCTAAGGCCAACAAGCAGACAAACTCTAATCCTAAGGACAAAAACCCGTCACAGCCTAAACCAAAGGATCAGAATAAAGCTAATGATAAGCCAAAGGACAAAAAGCCAGCACAACAGCCTGCGAAGGATAAAAACCCAGTGCAACCTAACGCTAAGGATAAAAATCCGACGCAACCTAATAATCCAGCGCAACCTAATGCAAAGGACAAAAATCTGAACCCACAAGGTTCATCTGACCCTGATACGAAAAATAAAACCGCTGCGCAACCAGTGCAGCCTAACTCTAAGAACAAAACTCCAACTCAGCCTAATGCAAAGGATGCTAATAAGATTCAGTCAAGTAAACAGACGGAACAGACCAAGACTAACGTGAACACCGCCAACCAAAAGAACCAAGTTCAACAGAACTCAAACCCTACTAGTTCTACCATTACACAACCGAATACAAAGTCAAAATCAGACGCACAACAAGCCACAACAGACAGGAAGAAAACCAAGGGCTGA
- the LOC128177536 gene encoding protein piccolo-like isoform X6, giving the protein MGCGNSKDTVNTNAHGKGKKSKGGKGRGHGAKTPREPKEPREPVNEKGYKKRIRQHLREAATGSDIEELEQAVLIFEKNKLEDNGDRTDALERLKFLYLRKELRDAILRRHPEVLDRAISRVESSDYRSELSHSLESAKRLREHLTELDQYRHDILTMDQLTISEIRSYHHPPDGVHEIMMGTYMLLGYEEEKLKDWTDVQCLLGRYGKESLIREVRNADTININSKTSQRVLNMQSKFSLEQIRSVSNGAATFYVWNDKMANKSDKDRQEPQTSQTPTPGKQSGKNTPAPGDSKQNKPNSNKPQSNSKEKQPPKGQQPPKANKQTNSNPKDKNPSQPKPKDQNKANDKPKDKKPAQQPAKDKNPVQPNAKDKNPTQPNNPAQPNAKDKNLNPQGSSDPDTKNKTAAQPVQPNSKNKTPTQPNAKDANKIQSSKQTEQTKTNVNTANQKNQVQQNSNPTSSTITQPNTKSKSDAQQATTDRKKTKG; this is encoded by the exons ATGGGGTGTGGTAATTCTAAAGACACTGTAAATACAAACGCCCATGGAAAAGGGAAG AAATCAAAGGGCGGAAAAGGAAGAGGTCATGGGGCTAAAACTCCAAGAGAACCAAAGGAGCCAAGGGAACCAGTCAACGAAAAAGGTTATAAG AAGCGGATCCGGCAACACCTGAGGGAGGCAGCGACAGGGTCCGACATTGAGGAGCTGGAGCAGGCCGTCCTTATCTTTGAGAAGAATAAACTGGAGGACAATGGCGACCGCACTGACGCATTGGAGAGGCTGAAGTTCCTCTACCTCAGGAAAG AACTTCGGGACGCAATACTACGTCGACATCCGGAGGTGTTGGACAGAGCTATCTCCCGAGTGGAGAGCTCCGACTACCGGTCCGAGCTTAGTCATTCCCTGGAATCCGCAAAGCGTCTGCGCGAGCACCTAACGGAACTAGATCAGTACCGCCATGATATCCTCACTATGGACCAATTAACGATCTCCGAAATACGAAGTTACCACCACCCGCCAGATGGCGTTCATGAGATCATGATGGGGACATACATGTTGCTAGGATATGAGgaagaaaaattaaag GACTGGACTGATGTTCAATGCCTGCTTGGTCGATATGGGAAAGAAAGTTTAATCAGAGAAGTGCGAAATGCCGATACCATCAACATTAACTCCAAAACAAGTCAAAGAGTCTTAAACATGCAATCGAAATTCTCTCTAGAACAAATTCGAAGCGTGAGCAACGGAGCAGCGACTTTCTATGTTTGG AATGACAAGATGGCGAATAAGTCGGACAAAGACAGGCAGGAGCCGCAGACGAGTCAGACTCCCACCCCTGGAAAACAGAGCGGAAAGAACACCCCCGCACCCGGAGACAGCAAACAAAACAAGCCCAACTCAAATAAACCACAATCTAATTCCAAGGAAAAGCAGCCACCCAAAGGTCAACAACCGCCTAAGGCCAACAAGCAGACAAACTCTAATCCTAAGGACAAAAACCCGTCACAGCCTAAACCAAAGGATCAGAATAAAGCTAATGATAAGCCAAAGGACAAAAAGCCAGCACAACAGCCTGCGAAGGATAAAAACCCAGTGCAACCTAACGCTAAGGATAAAAATCCGACGCAACCTAATAATCCAGCGCAACCTAATGCAAAGGACAAAAATCTGAACCCACAAGGTTCATCTGACCCTGATACGAAAAATAAAACCGCTGCGCAACCAGTGCAGCCTAACTCTAAGAACAAAACTCCAACTCAGCCTAATGCAAAGGATGCTAATAAGATTCAGTCAAGTAAACAGACGGAACAGACCAAGACTAACGTGAACACCGCCAACCAAAAGAACCAAGTTCAACAGAACTCAAACCCTACTAGTTCTACCATTACACAACCGAATACAAAGTCAAAATCAGACGCACAACAAGCCACAACAGACAGGAAGAAAACCAAGGGCTGA
- the LOC128177536 gene encoding protein piccolo-like isoform X5, with protein MGCGNSKDTVNTNAHGKGKKSKGGKGRGHGAKTPREPKEPREPVNEKGYKGKPQKEIGYLKRIRQHLREAATGSDIEELEQAVLIFEKNKLEDNGDRTDALERLKFLYLRKELRDAILRRHPEVLDRAISRVESSDYRSELSHSLESAKRLREHLTELDQYRHDILTMDQLTISEIRSYHHPPDGVHEIMMGTYMLLGYEEEKLKDWTDVQCLLGRYGKESLIREVRNADTININSKTSQRVLNMQSKFSLEQIRSVSNGAATFYVWNDKMANKSDKDRQEPQTSQTPTPGKQSGKNTPAPGDSKQNKPNSNKPQSNSKEKQPPKGQQPPKANKQTNSNPKDKNPSQPKPKDQNKANDKPKDKKPAQQPAKDKNPVQPNAKDKNPTQPNNPAQPNAKDKNLNPQGSSDPDTKNKTAAQPVQPNSKNKTPTQPNAKDANKIQSSKQTEQTKTNVNTANQKNQVQQNSNPTSSTITQPNTKSKSDAQQATTDRKKTKG; from the exons ATGGGGTGTGGTAATTCTAAAGACACTGTAAATACAAACGCCCATGGAAAAGGGAAG AAATCAAAGGGCGGAAAAGGAAGAGGTCATGGGGCTAAAACTCCAAGAGAACCAAAGGAGCCAAGGGAACCAGTCAACGAAAAAGGTTATAAG GGAAAACCACAGAAGGAAATAGGATACCTG AAGCGGATCCGGCAACACCTGAGGGAGGCAGCGACAGGGTCCGACATTGAGGAGCTGGAGCAGGCCGTCCTTATCTTTGAGAAGAATAAACTGGAGGACAATGGCGACCGCACTGACGCATTGGAGAGGCTGAAGTTCCTCTACCTCAGGAAAG AACTTCGGGACGCAATACTACGTCGACATCCGGAGGTGTTGGACAGAGCTATCTCCCGAGTGGAGAGCTCCGACTACCGGTCCGAGCTTAGTCATTCCCTGGAATCCGCAAAGCGTCTGCGCGAGCACCTAACGGAACTAGATCAGTACCGCCATGATATCCTCACTATGGACCAATTAACGATCTCCGAAATACGAAGTTACCACCACCCGCCAGATGGCGTTCATGAGATCATGATGGGGACATACATGTTGCTAGGATATGAGgaagaaaaattaaag GACTGGACTGATGTTCAATGCCTGCTTGGTCGATATGGGAAAGAAAGTTTAATCAGAGAAGTGCGAAATGCCGATACCATCAACATTAACTCCAAAACAAGTCAAAGAGTCTTAAACATGCAATCGAAATTCTCTCTAGAACAAATTCGAAGCGTGAGCAACGGAGCAGCGACTTTCTATGTTTGG AATGACAAGATGGCGAATAAGTCGGACAAAGACAGGCAGGAGCCGCAGACGAGTCAGACTCCCACCCCTGGAAAACAGAGCGGAAAGAACACCCCCGCACCCGGAGACAGCAAACAAAACAAGCCCAACTCAAATAAACCACAATCTAATTCCAAGGAAAAGCAGCCACCCAAAGGTCAACAACCGCCTAAGGCCAACAAGCAGACAAACTCTAATCCTAAGGACAAAAACCCGTCACAGCCTAAACCAAAGGATCAGAATAAAGCTAATGATAAGCCAAAGGACAAAAAGCCAGCACAACAGCCTGCGAAGGATAAAAACCCAGTGCAACCTAACGCTAAGGATAAAAATCCGACGCAACCTAATAATCCAGCGCAACCTAATGCAAAGGACAAAAATCTGAACCCACAAGGTTCATCTGACCCTGATACGAAAAATAAAACCGCTGCGCAACCAGTGCAGCCTAACTCTAAGAACAAAACTCCAACTCAGCCTAATGCAAAGGATGCTAATAAGATTCAGTCAAGTAAACAGACGGAACAGACCAAGACTAACGTGAACACCGCCAACCAAAAGAACCAAGTTCAACAGAACTCAAACCCTACTAGTTCTACCATTACACAACCGAATACAAAGTCAAAATCAGACGCACAACAAGCCACAACAGACAGGAAGAAAACCAAGGGCTGA